The following are from one region of the Falco biarmicus isolate bFalBia1 chromosome 1, bFalBia1.pri, whole genome shotgun sequence genome:
- the RCHY1 gene encoding RING finger and CHY zinc finger domain-containing protein 1 isoform X1: MAAGGEEEGCEHYRRGCLLRAPCCGKLYACRLCHDGAEGHRLDRFRVAEVQCTRCRLLQKAQQRCEGCHNLFGEYYCGICHLFDRDKKQYHCAECGICRIGPKEDFFHCSKCNLCLSLSLQGKHKCIENVSRQDCPICLEDIHTSRVGAHVLPCGHLLHRTCYEDMLKEGYRCPLCMHSALDMTRYWRQLDDEVAQTPMPTEYQNMMVEILCNDCNARSTVQFHLLGMKCKNCESYNTAQDGRCQLPLEEQ, from the exons atggcggcgggcggggaggaggagggctgcgAGCACTACCGGCGTGGCTGCCTGCTGCGG GCGCCGTGCTGCGGGAAGCTGTACGCCTGCCGGCTGTGCCACGACGGCGCCGAGGGGCACCGGCTGGACCGCTTCCGCGTGGCCGAGGTGCAGTGCACCCGCTGCCGCCTTCTGCAGAAG GCCCAGCAGCGCTGCGAGGGCTGCCACAACCTCTTCGGCGAGTACTACTGCGGTATCTGCCACCTCTTCGACCGCGACAAGAAGCAGTACCACTGCGCCGAGTGCGGCATCTGCAG GATCGGGCCAAAGGAGGATTTTTTCCACTGTTCAAAATGCAATTTATGCCTAAGCTTGAGTCTTCAAGGAAAGCACAAG tGTATTGAAAACGTCTCCAGGCAGGACTGTCCGATATGTTTGGAG GATATTCACACATCTCGTGTTGGAGCTCATGTTCTGCCATGTGGTCATCTTCTGCACAG aacatGTTACGAGGACATGCTAAAGGA aGGTTACAGGTGTCCTTTGTGCATGCACTCAGCTTTAGATATGACAAGGTACTGGCGTCAGCTGGATGACGAAGTAGCACAGACTCCTATGCCCACAGAGTATCAGAACATGATGGTCGAG ATCCTTTGCAATGACTGCAATGCCCGGTCTACAGTGCAGTTCCATCTCCTAGGCATGAAGTGCAAAAACTGTGAGTCATACAATACTGCCCAAGATGGAAGATGTCAGCTGCCTTTGGAGGAGCAGTGA
- the RCHY1 gene encoding RING finger and CHY zinc finger domain-containing protein 1 isoform X2: protein MAAGGEEEGCEHYRRGCLLRAPCCGKLYACRLCHDGAEGHRLDRFRVAEVQCTRCRLLQKAQQRCEGCHNLFGEYYCGICHLFDRDKKQYHCAECGICRIGPKEDFFHCSKCNLCLSLSLQGKHKCIENVSRQDCPICLEDIHTSRVGAHVLPCGHLLHRTCYEDMLKEGYRCPLCMHSALDMTRYWRQLDDEVAQTPMPTEYQNMMVEA from the exons atggcggcgggcggggaggaggagggctgcgAGCACTACCGGCGTGGCTGCCTGCTGCGG GCGCCGTGCTGCGGGAAGCTGTACGCCTGCCGGCTGTGCCACGACGGCGCCGAGGGGCACCGGCTGGACCGCTTCCGCGTGGCCGAGGTGCAGTGCACCCGCTGCCGCCTTCTGCAGAAG GCCCAGCAGCGCTGCGAGGGCTGCCACAACCTCTTCGGCGAGTACTACTGCGGTATCTGCCACCTCTTCGACCGCGACAAGAAGCAGTACCACTGCGCCGAGTGCGGCATCTGCAG GATCGGGCCAAAGGAGGATTTTTTCCACTGTTCAAAATGCAATTTATGCCTAAGCTTGAGTCTTCAAGGAAAGCACAAG tGTATTGAAAACGTCTCCAGGCAGGACTGTCCGATATGTTTGGAG GATATTCACACATCTCGTGTTGGAGCTCATGTTCTGCCATGTGGTCATCTTCTGCACAG aacatGTTACGAGGACATGCTAAAGGA aGGTTACAGGTGTCCTTTGTGCATGCACTCAGCTTTAGATATGACAAGGTACTGGCGTCAGCTGGATGACGAAGTAGCACAGACTCCTATGCCCACAGAGTATCAGAACATGATGGTCGAG GCATGA
- the CDKL2 gene encoding cyclin-dependent kinase-like 2 produces the protein MEKYQVLGLVGEGSYGVVTKCRNKESGQIVAVKKFLESEDDAVVRKIAVREIKLLKQLRHENLVNLLEVYKKKKRWYLVFEFVDHTVLDDLEAFPNGLDYSRVRKYLFQIMRGIAFCHSHNIIHRDIKPENILVSQSGVVKLCDFGFARTLAASGEAYTDYVATRWYRAPELLVGDIKYGKAVDVWAIGSLITEMLTGEPLFPGDSDIDQLYHITKCLGNLIPRHQELFYKNPLFAGMRLPEVKEAESLDKRYPKLSAAVLDLAKKCLQIDPDKRPSCAELLQCDFFNKDGFAERFAQELKLKIQKDARDHQLQKKSKISKRDKDDVLEERKMLGVRDFSIDPKSRDAKLLKAKHSKADAEKTDRSSNLSSLYDSAINPFKISPQTSLKDSSGSLEYAKNASIVIPPINQNFSPTAAGMRPVPGNLNYRVDEKSKKYLNPFLKQRKYSPAGHYTVSLTSVTNEKNVIQANRKKWEYSKTDVRLPELNHLPELRGVEAWHPRFLKKENKTVSESRVPSLAAIDLHNPSLASQQLSGTLMPDTSEASFPRVEH, from the exons ATGGAGAAGTACCAGGTGCTGGGCCTGGTGGGGGAAGGCAGCTACGGGGTGGTGACCAAGTGCAGAAACAAGGAGAGCGGGCAGATCGTTGCCGTCAAGAAGTTCTTGGAAAGCGAGGATGACGCGGTGGTGAGGAAGATCGCCGTGAGGGAAATCAAGCTGCTGAAG CAACTCAGGCATGAGAATCTCGTGAACCTCCTGGAAGtatataaaaagaagaaacgATGGTATCTGGTGTTTGAATTTGTGGATCACACGGTGCTTGATGACCTTGAGGCATTTCCGAATGGACTAGACTACAGCAGGGTTcggaaatatttatttcagattatgAGAGGAATAGCATTTTGTCACAGTCATAAT ATCATACATCGAGATATTAAGCCAGAGAACATACTAGTCTCCCAGTCGGGAGTTGTAAAACTATGTGACTTCGGATTTGCCCGTACTTTAGCAGCTTCTGGGGAAGCTTACACAGACTATGTGGCAACCCGATGGTACAgagctccagagctgctggtgggagatATCAAATATGGCAA GGCTGTGGACGTGTGGGCTATTGGCTCTCTGATAACAGAAATGCTCACAGGAGAACCCCTTTTCCCTGGAGATTCAGACATTGACCAGCTCTACCATATCACCAAGTGCCTGG GTAACTTAATTCCAAGACACCAAGAGTTATTCTATAAAAATCCCCTCTTCGCTGGCATGAGGTTGCCTGAAGTGAAAGAGGCCGAATCTCTGGACAAACGCTATCCCAAGCTCTCTGCTGCAGTGCTAGATTTAGCCAAG AAGTGTTTGCAAATTGATCCAGACAAAAGACCATCTTGTGCTGAACTCTTGCAGTGCGATTTCTTTAACAAGGATGGATTTGCTGAAAG ATTTGCTCAGGAGCTTAAATTAAAGATTCAGAAAGATGCCAGAGACCatcaattacaaaaaaaatcaaaaatcagCAAAAGGGACAAAGATGAtgttttagaagaaagaaaaatgcttggTGTCCGG GATTTCAGCATTGACCCAAAGAGCAGAGATGCAAAGCTATTAAAGGCGAAGCACTCTAAAGCTGATGCAGAGAAAACAGACCGATCCTCCAACCTGAGCTCCCTCTATGACAGTGCGATCAACCCATTTAAAATAAGCCCTCAAACCAGCCTAAAAGATTCCAGCGGCAGCTTGGAGTATGCCAAGAATGCAAGCATAGTTATCCCTCCCATCAACCAGAACTTTTCTCCCACTGCAGCTGGGATGCGTCCTGTGCCTGGGAACCTTAATTACAG AGTTGAtgaaaagagtaaaaaatacCTGAACCCATTTCTAAAGCAACGGAAGTATTCTCCAGCAGGCCATTACACTGTAAGCTTGACATCA GTTACTAATGAAAAAAACGTCATTCAggcaaataggaaaaaatggGAATATTCCAAGACAGATGTACGTTTGCCAGAACTAAATCATCTCCCTGAACTGAGAGGAGTGGAAG CGTGGCATCCCagatttctgaaaaaggaaaacaaaacagtttcagaGTCCCGTGTCCCCTCCCTTGCTGCTATTGACCTCCATAACCCAAGTCTGGCCTCACAGCAG TTGTCAGGGACCTTGATGCCTGATACATCAGAAGCCAGCTTCCCCAGAGTTGAGCACTAG